The following proteins are co-located in the Haloarcula marismortui ATCC 43049 genome:
- a CDS encoding DUF58 domain-containing protein, protein MHRRVRRWSGGLAAALFLVSVSLLTAEPLLLAATAIPLIYVAYGALSRMPAGTDLQATRSVSDAQPTPGEPVAVELTLTNTGSSSLTDVRVIDGVPEELPVVEGSPRLCTSLRPDESATLSYAVMAKRGTYTFDAAAVRVRTLSASDEVTVDLPVAGDGTLTCSNTVSEVPMADATLPRAGTLPTDTGGSGLEFHSTRSYQPGDPVNRIDWRRYAKTDELTTIDYREEQAVRTVLVVDARPPARVTPEPGFPTGAELSAYAAERLFDALSRTSVVASVCAVGLASEDVPGGLGPDGLAWVDASGGHAAAHARQIFDSVGRAAARQSDADSAGDADVSEDDQPEQPGGEATRATTADGGTIEDPALLAVLARLPPTAQVVVFSPAAGDWPVSLVSSLSVREYPTTLVSPSLARGDSLGAAVASTERTARLQRAELSGATVIDWDLDSPIDVALRASLADLFSV, encoded by the coding sequence ATGCACCGCCGTGTGCGGCGCTGGAGCGGCGGCCTCGCAGCCGCGCTGTTTCTCGTTAGCGTCTCGCTTTTGACCGCCGAGCCGCTGTTGCTCGCGGCGACCGCAATCCCGCTCATTTACGTCGCCTACGGCGCGCTCTCGCGGATGCCGGCGGGAACCGATTTGCAAGCAACACGGTCCGTTTCTGACGCCCAGCCCACGCCGGGCGAGCCGGTCGCGGTCGAACTCACCCTCACGAACACCGGCAGCAGTTCGCTGACCGACGTGCGGGTCATCGACGGCGTGCCCGAGGAACTGCCAGTCGTCGAGGGGTCACCGCGGCTCTGTACCTCGCTGCGGCCCGACGAGAGCGCGACGCTGTCCTATGCCGTGATGGCAAAGCGCGGAACCTACACGTTCGACGCCGCCGCGGTGCGGGTGCGGACGCTGTCGGCCAGCGACGAGGTAACTGTCGACCTGCCCGTGGCCGGCGACGGGACGCTGACCTGCTCGAACACCGTCTCCGAAGTGCCGATGGCCGACGCCACGCTCCCGCGGGCGGGAACGCTCCCGACCGACACCGGTGGGAGCGGGCTCGAGTTCCACTCGACGCGGAGCTACCAGCCCGGCGACCCGGTCAACCGCATCGACTGGCGGCGGTACGCAAAGACCGACGAGCTGACCACCATCGACTATCGGGAGGAACAGGCCGTCAGGACGGTGCTGGTTGTCGACGCTCGCCCGCCGGCCCGCGTGACGCCAGAGCCGGGATTCCCGACAGGAGCGGAGCTGTCTGCCTACGCGGCCGAGCGCCTGTTCGACGCGCTCTCCCGAACTAGCGTCGTCGCGAGTGTCTGTGCTGTCGGCTTGGCCTCCGAGGATGTCCCCGGCGGACTCGGCCCCGACGGGCTGGCGTGGGTCGACGCCTCTGGCGGTCACGCGGCCGCCCACGCGAGACAGATATTCGACAGCGTGGGCCGCGCCGCGGCTCGGCAGTCAGACGCCGATTCGGCCGGTGACGCTGATGTGTCCGAGGACGACCAACCAGAGCAGCCCGGAGGCGAAGCTACGAGGGCGACGACGGCCGACGGTGGGACCATCGAGGACCCGGCCCTGCTCGCGGTGCTCGCTCGGCTCCCGCCGACCGCGCAGGTGGTCGTGTTCTCCCCGGCCGCCGGCGACTGGCCTGTCTCGCTGGTGTCGTCGCTTTCGGTCCGTGAGTACCCGACGACGCTCGTCAGCCCGTCGCTGGCCCGCGGGGACTCCCTCGGCGCGGCTGTCGCGAGTACCGAGCGCACCGCCCGGCTCCAGCGGGCCGAACTGTCCGGCGCGACCGTCATCGACTGGGACCTCGACAGCCCAATCGACGTGGCACTCCGCGCCTCGCTCGCCGACCTGTTCAGCGTGTAA